Proteins encoded together in one Triticum dicoccoides isolate Atlit2015 ecotype Zavitan chromosome 7B, WEW_v2.0, whole genome shotgun sequence window:
- the LOC119340277 gene encoding NAC domain-containing protein 21/22-like, which produces MSSLSMVEARLPPGFRFHPRDDELVLDYLSRKLGGGAGGAAVASIYGCPAMVDVDLNKIEPWDLPEIACIGGKEWYFYNLRDRKYATGQRTNRATESGYWKATGKDRAISRKGLLVGMRKTLVFYEGRAPKGEKTEWVMHEFRKEGQGDLMKLPLKEDWVLCRVFYKTRTTIAKPPTGSSYNIGSAAATSLPPLIDNYIAFDHPGMSTVQNLEGYEQVPCFSNGPSSHPSSSASMSIPVTVMAPMAADQEQQHMGKAIKDALSQLTRFEQGNVKREAPAQGGVFAQDGFEYLAESGFSQMWNSLS; this is translated from the exons ATGAGTTCGCTGAGCATGGTGGAGGCGAGGCTGCCGCCGGGGTTCAGGTTCCACCCGCGGGACGACGAGCTCGTGCTCGACTACCTGTCCAGGAAGCTCGGCGGCGGCGCCGGAGGGGCCGCGGTGGCGAGCATCTACGGCTGCCCCGCCATGGTCGACGTCGACCTCAACAAGATTGAGCCCTGGGACCTCCCCG AAATCGCATGCATTGGCGGCAAGGAGTGGTACTTCTACAACTTAAGGGACCGGAAGTACGCTACAGGCCAGAGAACAAATAGAGCAACTGAATCAGGCTACTGGAAGGCCACCGGGAAAGACCGTGCGATAAGCCGGAAAGGGTTGCTAGTTGGCATGAGAAAAACCCTGGTGTTTTATGAAGGTAGAGCTCCTAAGGGGGAGAAGACAGAGTGGGTCATGCACGAATTCCGCAAGGAAGGGCAAGGCGATCTGATGAAGTTGCCACTCAAG GAGGACTGGGTCTTGTGTAGGGTTTTCTACAAGACCAGGACAACCATCGCCAAGCCACCCACAGGGAGCAGCTACAACATTGGCAGTGCAGCCGCAACCTCACTGCCTCCTCTCATTGACAACTACATTGCCTTTGACCATCCTGGAATGTCGACGGTGCAAAACCTAGAGGGTTATGAGCAAGTGCCCTGCTTCTCCAATGGCCCCTCCTCTCACCCGTCGTCGTCGGCCTCGATGAGCATCCCGGTGACAGTGATGGCGCCCATGGCTGCTGATCAGGAGCAGCAGCACATGGGGAAGGCGATCAAGGACGCGCTGAGCCAACTCACCAGGTTTGAGCAAGGCAACGTGAAGAGGGAGGCGCCTGCCCAGGGTGGTGTGTTTGCTCAAGATGGGTTCGAGTACTTAGCTGAGAGTGGCTTTTCACAGATGTGGAACTCACTCAGTTGA